In Nostoc sp. UHCC 0926, a single genomic region encodes these proteins:
- a CDS encoding CopG family transcriptional regulator: protein MTMTNKKWAVKRITVNLATQEAEKLDKYCQQTGRPATDVIRELIRSLPISDDNKDVNR from the coding sequence ATGACAATGACAAATAAAAAATGGGCCGTAAAACGCATAACAGTCAATCTCGCAACACAGGAAGCCGAAAAACTAGATAAATATTGTCAACAAACAGGTAGACCTGCAACCGATGTGATTCGCGAACTGATTAGAAGTTTGCCGATCTCCGACGATAACAAAGATGTAAACAGGTAA
- the cobQ gene encoding cobyric acid synthase CobQ, giving the protein MKSIMVVGTTSHAGKSLLTTAICRILSRRGWRVTPFKGQNMALNAYVTATGGEIGYAQAVQAWAAGVVPWVEMNPILLKPQGDMTSQVIIKGRSVGKVNASDYYEQYFDLGWRTIEESLQHLGTEFDLVVCEGAGSPAEINLKHRDLTNMRVAKYLNAPTMLVVDIDRGGAFAHVVGTLELLEPDERALIKGVVINKFRGQRSLLDPGIKWLEERTGIPVIGVIPYLQEVFPAEDSLDLLERESHKTQTDLNIAVIRLPRIANFTDFDPLESESTVSIKYLSPKQDLGHPDAVILPGTKTTIADLLLLQKSGMAEAIQHYAASGGTVLGICGGYQMLGQIIADPEGIEGQAGRYQGLNLLPIRTVITGQKIARQRQVSSNYPQQGLPVTGFEIHQGRSRIEQQGIDPQSYHALFDDINLGLVDSCQSVWGSYLHGLFDNGPWRRAWLNRLRQQRGLKSLPTGVANYREQREQILDSLATEVESHLDLSLFLS; this is encoded by the coding sequence ATGAAATCAATTATGGTGGTGGGGACAACATCCCATGCAGGGAAATCACTTTTAACTACAGCTATTTGTCGCATTCTGTCGCGGCGTGGCTGGCGGGTGACTCCCTTTAAAGGTCAAAATATGGCTTTAAATGCTTATGTCACTGCTACTGGTGGAGAAATTGGCTATGCCCAAGCAGTACAAGCTTGGGCGGCGGGAGTTGTGCCTTGGGTAGAAATGAACCCAATTTTACTCAAACCTCAAGGGGATATGACTTCCCAAGTAATTATCAAAGGTAGGTCTGTGGGTAAAGTGAATGCCTCAGATTACTACGAGCAATATTTTGACCTGGGGTGGCGGACAATTGAAGAATCGCTACAGCATTTAGGAACAGAATTTGACTTGGTGGTTTGTGAAGGTGCCGGTAGCCCAGCAGAGATTAACCTTAAGCACCGAGACTTAACTAATATGCGGGTAGCAAAATATTTGAATGCGCCAACCATGTTAGTAGTTGATATTGATCGGGGTGGTGCTTTTGCCCATGTAGTAGGAACCCTAGAGTTATTGGAACCGGATGAACGCGCCTTAATTAAGGGTGTAGTAATTAACAAGTTTCGAGGACAGCGATCGCTCTTAGATCCAGGGATAAAATGGTTAGAAGAACGTACAGGTATCCCCGTTATCGGTGTTATACCCTACTTGCAAGAAGTGTTTCCAGCAGAAGACTCCCTTGATTTGCTAGAACGTGAATCGCATAAAACCCAAACTGACCTCAACATTGCCGTCATCCGCTTACCCAGAATTGCCAACTTCACCGACTTTGACCCCCTGGAATCAGAAAGCACAGTTTCAATAAAATACCTCAGCCCCAAGCAAGATTTAGGACATCCAGATGCCGTGATTCTCCCAGGTACAAAGACCACAATTGCTGATTTGCTACTGCTGCAAAAAAGCGGTATGGCAGAGGCTATCCAACACTATGCTGCCTCTGGAGGAACAGTTTTAGGTATCTGCGGCGGCTATCAAATGCTCGGTCAAATAATCGCTGATCCAGAAGGGATAGAGGGACAAGCAGGCAGGTATCAGGGGTTAAACCTTTTACCAATCAGAACTGTAATTACAGGACAAAAAATCGCCCGCCAGCGCCAAGTTAGCTCGAATTATCCGCAGCAGGGCTTGCCAGTCACTGGCTTTGAAATTCACCAAGGGCGATCGCGCATTGAACAGCAAGGAATAGACCCTCAATCCTACCATGCCCTATTTGACGATATTAATTTAGGGTTAGTGGATAGTTGTCAATCAGTGTGGGGAAGTTACCTCCACGGGCTTTTTGACAACGGCCCTTGGCGACGGGCTTGGTTAAATCGGCTGCGTCAACAACGGGGTTTAAAATCTTTGCCCACTGGTGTTGCTAACTACCGGGAACAGCGAGAACAGATTTTAGATTCCTTAGCTACTGAAGTAGAAAGCCATTTAGACTTAAGTCTGTTTTTGTCTTAA
- a CDS encoding choice-of-anchor A family protein, with product MKLKTYYVWGVVAAPILVTLALGFSARANAVELGAASDYNVFVLGDITQKSTDIEGKLAAGGNVNFVGGLGSKLSGNSGNVVVAGQNLTLSSSQVYHGNAVYGGTANVSSNVGFPQGTLSKGKPIDFNEAGKQLRGLSQYLATLTPTGKTTVQSWGAINLSGSGTAFNVFNVAGSSVSKTNSFGISGDANSTVVVNISGKDVSLQNFGFNITGTDKQKVIYNFYEATNITASGISILGSILAPLANFNFNNGQVNGNVVVASLTGNGESHNYLFNGDLPDVPTKYYTPPVIRTQVPEPANLPGLGLIAVVFGLFRHKRNQATCPE from the coding sequence ATGAAATTAAAAACTTATTATGTTTGGGGAGTAGTAGCAGCTCCAATTTTAGTCACACTAGCGCTGGGTTTCTCGGCAAGAGCGAATGCAGTTGAGTTAGGCGCTGCCTCTGATTACAATGTATTTGTCTTAGGAGATATCACTCAAAAATCTACAGATATTGAAGGAAAACTTGCTGCTGGCGGTAACGTGAATTTCGTCGGCGGACTGGGAAGCAAACTTTCTGGCAATAGCGGCAACGTAGTAGTAGCTGGACAAAACTTAACTCTGAGCAGCAGTCAAGTCTACCACGGTAATGCTGTCTACGGAGGTACCGCCAATGTGTCCAGCAATGTGGGATTTCCACAGGGAACTCTCAGCAAGGGTAAACCCATTGACTTCAATGAAGCAGGGAAACAATTGCGAGGTCTATCTCAATATTTGGCAACCTTAACTCCTACTGGTAAAACAACAGTTCAATCTTGGGGTGCTATTAACCTTAGTGGCAGTGGTACTGCCTTCAATGTTTTTAATGTTGCCGGATCATCTGTCTCCAAGACAAACTCTTTTGGAATCAGTGGGGATGCAAATTCGACTGTTGTAGTCAATATCAGTGGTAAGGATGTGTCGCTGCAAAACTTTGGGTTCAATATCACTGGCACAGATAAACAAAAGGTGATCTACAACTTCTATGAAGCGACAAACATAACTGCCAGTGGGATTAGCATACTAGGTAGTATTCTTGCTCCTTTGGCTAATTTCAATTTCAATAATGGTCAAGTTAACGGCAACGTGGTGGTAGCTTCTTTGACAGGAAATGGGGAGTCTCACAACTATCTGTTTAATGGCGATCTGCCGGATGTCCCAACTAAGTACTACACTCCGCCTGTCATCCGCACTCAGGTTCCAGAGCCTGCAAATCTTCCAGGTTTAGGATTAATTGCTGTAGTATTTGGTTTATTTCGCCACAAACGCAATCAAGCAACTTGCCCAGAATAA
- a CDS encoding peroxiredoxin gives MPLAVGTDAPAFTAKDTNGNTVSSSDFAGKTVVLYFYPKDDTPGCTKQACSFRDAQSQYQGKDVVILGVSADDQVSHQAFTQKYNLNFPLLADSDKSLIKAFDVDGGGYAKRVTYVIDPSGKITHVDANVNTTTHASDILAALGL, from the coding sequence ATGCCTCTAGCAGTTGGTACGGATGCACCTGCATTTACCGCCAAAGATACAAACGGCAACACAGTCTCGTCATCTGATTTCGCCGGCAAGACAGTCGTTTTATATTTTTACCCCAAAGATGACACGCCAGGCTGCACCAAACAAGCCTGTAGTTTTCGGGATGCCCAGTCTCAATATCAAGGTAAAGATGTTGTAATCTTGGGAGTCAGTGCTGATGATCAAGTCTCCCATCAGGCATTCACCCAAAAATATAATTTGAATTTTCCCCTACTGGCTGACAGCGACAAATCCCTCATCAAAGCTTTTGATGTGGATGGCGGCGGTTATGCCAAGCGCGTCACCTACGTAATTGACCCCAGCGGCAAAATTACCCATGTTGACGCTAATGTAAATACCACCACCCATGCTAGCGATATTTTAGCTGCACTTGGGCTGTAG
- a CDS encoding SRPBCC family protein: MSDWLEHTVQVEVEVPIDLVWSLWSDLEQMPRWMKWIDSVKIPPDNPDISLWKLKTGSLEFTWKSRILKVIPNQIIQWESIDGLPNQGAIRFYDRQNSSIVKMTISYAIPGLIGKIMDNLFLGRIVESTIQADLERFKEYALNVKAN; the protein is encoded by the coding sequence ATGTCAGATTGGTTAGAGCATACTGTACAGGTAGAAGTAGAAGTTCCTATAGATTTAGTATGGAGCCTCTGGTCTGATTTAGAGCAAATGCCCCGGTGGATGAAGTGGATTGATTCGGTGAAAATTCCGCCAGATAATCCAGATATATCTCTTTGGAAATTAAAGACGGGCAGTTTAGAATTTACTTGGAAATCCCGAATTCTCAAAGTTATTCCTAACCAAATTATCCAATGGGAATCGATTGATGGTTTGCCCAATCAGGGAGCGATTCGCTTTTACGATCGCCAGAATAGTAGCATTGTTAAAATGACCATTTCCTACGCCATCCCCGGACTTATTGGCAAAATTATGGATAACTTATTTTTGGGGCGGATAGTTGAATCAACGATTCAAGCTGATTTGGAAAGGTTTAAAGAATACGCGCTGAATGTTAAAGCTAATTGA
- a CDS encoding DUF4926 domain-containing protein has translation MKKVKLLDTIAILKPIPIERLQLVEEDYTSIESLPSGQVGTIVEVYEQEEEYHYLVEFADTQGCEYAMATLRADEILVLHYDLAIA, from the coding sequence ATGAAAAAAGTTAAACTTTTGGATACTATTGCTATACTCAAGCCTATTCCCATTGAGAGATTACAACTAGTGGAAGAAGATTATACTTCTATCGAAAGCTTACCCAGTGGGCAAGTTGGAACAATTGTAGAAGTTTATGAGCAAGAAGAAGAATATCATTATTTAGTCGAGTTTGCTGATACCCAAGGCTGTGAATATGCAATGGCGACTTTGAGAGCAGATGAAATCTTAGTTTTACATTATGATTTGGCAATTGCCTAA
- a CDS encoding aminotransferase class I/II-fold pyridoxal phosphate-dependent enzyme, whose product MLNQNQTPLLDALKANAARPHAPFYTPGHKQGEGISQPLADLFGKAVFRADLTELADLDNLFAPQGVIQEAQQLAAEAFGASQTWFLVNGSTCGIEAAILATCGTGDKIILPRNVHSSAIAGLILSGAIPIFLNPEYDPVLDIAHSITPNAVQFALQQHPDAKAVLTVYPTYYGVCGDLNAIANITHQYNIPLLVDEAHGAHFAFHPELPTPALAAGADLTVQSIHKVLGAITQASMLHVQGNRIDCDRISKALQLVQSTSPSYLLLASLDAARQQMALYGKMLMSRTLQLADEARTKISQIPGLSILEIPSPAYKAEDSTVQRFPPLRRLSVGLGGSPGFVALDKTRLTVTVSGLGLTGFEADEILDEKFAVTAEFASLQHLTLIISLGNTPADIKQLVQGFTTLAKEYRRTNLNVKSHLWQDFVSTLSPALHFSPREAFFAVSEILPLIQTSDRICAEIICPYPPGIPVLMPGEIITKPVLDYLQQIQAMGGFISGSADSSLKTLKVVK is encoded by the coding sequence ATGCTCAATCAAAACCAAACACCCTTATTAGACGCCTTAAAAGCCAATGCAGCAAGACCTCATGCGCCTTTTTACACTCCAGGACATAAACAAGGTGAGGGAATTTCTCAACCCTTGGCTGATTTATTTGGCAAAGCCGTCTTTCGCGCTGATTTAACGGAATTAGCAGATTTAGATAATCTCTTTGCACCCCAAGGCGTGATTCAAGAAGCACAACAACTTGCGGCTGAGGCATTTGGCGCTTCGCAAACATGGTTCCTTGTCAATGGTTCTACTTGTGGGATTGAAGCGGCAATTCTCGCTACCTGTGGCACAGGCGATAAAATCATTCTGCCTCGCAATGTACATTCTTCTGCGATCGCTGGTTTAATTCTCTCCGGTGCAATACCCATTTTTCTCAATCCTGAATATGATCCAGTTTTAGATATTGCCCACAGCATCACGCCCAATGCTGTACAATTTGCACTCCAACAACATCCAGACGCCAAAGCAGTGTTGACGGTTTACCCAACATATTACGGCGTTTGCGGAGATTTGAATGCGATCGCCAATATTACCCATCAATACAATATCCCTCTACTCGTAGATGAGGCACATGGCGCCCACTTTGCCTTTCATCCAGAATTACCCACTCCTGCCTTAGCCGCAGGTGCCGATTTAACTGTACAATCCATCCACAAAGTACTTGGTGCGATCACACAAGCATCGATGCTGCACGTTCAAGGTAACAGAATAGATTGCGATCGCATCAGTAAAGCTTTGCAACTCGTCCAGTCTACCAGTCCTAGTTATTTACTTTTAGCTTCTTTAGATGCAGCGCGTCAGCAAATGGCACTCTACGGAAAAATGCTGATGTCTCGCACTTTACAACTTGCTGATGAAGCTAGAACAAAAATCAGTCAAATTCCTGGATTATCTATCTTAGAGATTCCTAGCCCTGCTTATAAAGCGGAGGACAGTACCGTGCAGAGGTTCCCGCCATTGAGGCGACTGTCCGTAGGGCTGGGGGGATCTCCTGGCTTTGTGGCTTTAGATAAAACGCGACTAACTGTCACTGTTTCTGGTTTAGGCTTAACCGGATTTGAAGCAGATGAAATTCTCGATGAAAAATTTGCTGTCACTGCTGAATTCGCCTCACTGCAACACCTTACTTTAATCATTAGTTTGGGCAACACCCCAGCCGATATTAAGCAATTAGTGCAAGGTTTTACCACTCTTGCTAAAGAATATCGCCGAACCAACTTGAATGTTAAAAGCCATCTTTGGCAGGATTTTGTTAGTACACTAAGTCCGGCATTACATTTCTCTCCCCGTGAAGCTTTTTTTGCTGTCAGTGAAATACTACCTTTGATACAGACAAGCGATCGCATCTGTGCAGAAATCATCTGTCCCTATCCTCCAGGTATTCCTGTGTTAATGCCGGGAGAAATAATCACTAAACCTGTCCTTGATTACCTACAACAAATCCAGGCAATGGGGGGATTTATCAGTGGTTCTGCTGATAGTAGCCTCAAAACTTTGAAAGTTGTGAAATAA
- the zds gene encoding 9,9'-di-cis-zeta-carotene desaturase, which translates to MRVAIVGAGLAGLATAVDLADAGCEVEIFESRPFVGGKVGSWVDGDGNHLEMGLHVFFGCYYELFDLMKKVGVLENLRLKEHTHTFINKGGQTGALDFRFLTGAPFNGLKAFFTTSQLSLQDKLQNAIALGTSPIVRGLVDFNGAMKTIRKLDKISFADWFRSHGGSNGSIKRMWNPIAYALGFIDCENMSARCMLTIFQLFAARTEASVLRMLEGSPHEYLHKPILEYLEVRGTKVYTRRQVREIQFTSDEQTRVTGIVVAQGDKVETITADAYVFACDVPGIQRILPHEWRKWSEFDNIYKLDAVPVATVQLRFDGWVTELKDGEERKQLNHAAGIDNLLYTADADFSCFADLALTSPADYYRPGQGSLLQLVLTPGDPFIAQSNEAIAQHVLKQVHELFPSSRELNMTWYSVVKLAQSLYREAPGMDAYRPNQKTPVDNFFLAGSYTQQDYIDSMEGATISGRRAAKVILETLKR; encoded by the coding sequence ATGCGCGTTGCAATCGTAGGTGCGGGACTGGCTGGGCTAGCAACCGCAGTAGATCTAGCGGATGCTGGTTGTGAAGTAGAGATTTTTGAGTCTCGTCCGTTTGTGGGTGGTAAAGTTGGCAGTTGGGTTGATGGAGATGGCAACCATCTAGAAATGGGGTTGCACGTATTTTTCGGCTGCTACTACGAACTATTTGACTTGATGAAGAAAGTGGGAGTGTTAGAAAACTTACGCCTCAAGGAACATACCCACACTTTTATTAATAAAGGGGGCCAGACTGGTGCTTTAGATTTTCGTTTCCTTACAGGTGCGCCTTTCAATGGCTTAAAGGCATTTTTCACTACTTCCCAACTATCGTTGCAGGATAAATTGCAAAATGCGATCGCTTTGGGTACTAGTCCCATAGTTCGCGGATTGGTAGACTTTAACGGGGCGATGAAAACTATCCGCAAATTAGATAAAATTAGCTTTGCCGACTGGTTCCGCAGTCATGGTGGGAGTAATGGCAGTATCAAACGCATGTGGAACCCCATCGCCTACGCATTGGGATTTATTGATTGCGAAAATATGTCTGCCCGTTGTATGTTAACGATATTCCAGTTATTTGCAGCCAGAACAGAAGCCTCAGTTTTGCGAATGCTGGAAGGTTCTCCCCATGAGTATTTGCACAAGCCCATTCTGGAATATCTGGAAGTTAGAGGCACCAAAGTTTACACGCGTCGGCAAGTGCGGGAAATTCAGTTTACATCAGACGAACAAACCCGCGTCACTGGTATAGTAGTTGCCCAAGGTGATAAAGTAGAAACTATCACTGCTGATGCTTACGTTTTTGCCTGTGATGTTCCAGGAATTCAACGCATCCTACCCCACGAGTGGCGTAAATGGTCAGAATTTGACAATATTTACAAACTGGATGCTGTGCCAGTGGCTACAGTGCAGTTACGCTTCGATGGTTGGGTAACGGAACTGAAGGATGGAGAGGAACGTAAACAGCTAAATCACGCGGCTGGAATTGATAATTTACTGTACACAGCCGATGCTGACTTTTCTTGTTTTGCCGATTTGGCGTTGACTAGCCCTGCTGATTATTATCGCCCAGGACAGGGGTCATTATTGCAGCTAGTGCTGACACCGGGAGATCCGTTTATTGCCCAAAGTAATGAAGCGATCGCACAGCATGTCCTCAAGCAAGTCCATGAACTGTTTCCCTCGTCGCGGGAGCTAAATATGACTTGGTATAGTGTGGTAAAACTTGCTCAGTCTCTCTACCGAGAAGCGCCAGGGATGGACGCGTACCGTCCTAACCAAAAAACACCAGTAGATAATTTCTTCCTTGCAGGGAGTTATACTCAGCAAGATTACATCGACAGCATGGAAGGAGCAACTATTTCTGGACGGCGGGCGGCAAAAGTGATTTTGGAGACTTTGAAGAGATAA
- a CDS encoding ABC transporter ATP-binding protein, whose product MAPAVLIQNLQKRYGTVVAVQDVSFQVESGEIFGLLGPNGAGKTTTLRALCTLTTPDAGKIEVSGISVLDNPRVARQRLGYVAQEVAIDKVLTGKELLQLQAALYHLPGAIAKQRIETVLDLLGLQEYANKKTGTYSGGLRKRLDLAAGLLHAPDVLVLDEPTVGLDIETRFVVWDFLRKLRASGTTVVITSHYLEEIDALADRVAIIDRGVVIAGGTPSQLKDQVGGDRITLRIREFSPIQEAEKAKNLLQPLPFVQEVIINSAQGNSLNLVVTPQNDVLINIQQALNTAGLPIFGIAQSRPSLDDVYLAATGRTLMDAELAAVATRDPKAEKKQNMR is encoded by the coding sequence ATGGCTCCCGCCGTTTTAATTCAAAATCTGCAAAAACGCTACGGTACAGTGGTCGCCGTCCAGGATGTTTCCTTTCAGGTAGAATCAGGAGAAATCTTTGGTTTACTTGGCCCCAACGGTGCTGGTAAAACTACTACCTTGCGTGCTTTGTGTACACTTACCACACCGGATGCTGGCAAAATCGAAGTATCTGGCATCTCTGTGTTAGATAATCCGAGAGTGGCAAGACAACGACTAGGCTATGTTGCTCAGGAAGTTGCTATAGATAAGGTGCTGACTGGAAAAGAATTGCTGCAATTGCAAGCAGCACTTTATCACCTTCCAGGCGCGATCGCCAAACAGCGCATTGAGACGGTATTAGATTTACTCGGTTTGCAAGAATACGCTAATAAAAAAACAGGAACCTACTCTGGCGGTTTACGCAAGCGCCTAGACTTGGCTGCTGGATTACTCCATGCACCAGATGTTTTGGTGTTGGATGAGCCAACTGTGGGACTTGACATAGAAACTCGTTTTGTGGTATGGGATTTCCTCAGAAAATTACGCGCCTCTGGGACAACGGTAGTAATTACCAGCCATTATCTAGAAGAGATTGATGCCCTAGCCGATCGCGTGGCAATTATAGATCGGGGCGTTGTGATCGCCGGTGGGACACCTTCACAATTAAAAGATCAAGTAGGGGGCGATCGCATCACCTTGCGAATCCGCGAGTTTTCCCCCATTCAGGAAGCCGAAAAAGCTAAAAACCTCCTGCAACCTTTGCCATTTGTGCAAGAAGTGATCATCAACAGCGCTCAAGGTAATTCTCTTAACTTGGTGGTGACACCACAGAATGATGTTCTGATTAACATACAGCAAGCGTTGAATACCGCTGGCTTGCCCATATTTGGCATTGCCCAATCTCGCCCCAGCCTCGATGACGTTTACCTCGCCGCTACAGGACGCACACTGATGGATGCAGAACTCGCAGCAGTTGCTACGCGCGATCCCAAGGCTGAGAAAAAGCAGAATATGAGATAG
- a CDS encoding 2Fe-2S iron-sulfur cluster-binding protein produces MIVRVHFLPDYVTVDAEVGEALLDVADRAGVFIPTGCLMGSCHACTVELEDGEIIRACITAVPPRKGLTINLFSDPTW; encoded by the coding sequence ATGATTGTTCGTGTCCACTTTTTACCAGATTATGTCACAGTAGATGCCGAAGTGGGAGAAGCCCTGTTGGATGTAGCAGACCGGGCTGGGGTATTTATTCCCACTGGTTGTCTCATGGGGTCTTGTCACGCTTGCACCGTCGAATTAGAGGATGGAGAGATCATCCGCGCTTGTATCACCGCAGTACCGCCACGCAAGGGATTGACGATTAATTTATTTAGCGATCCAACTTGGTAA
- a CDS encoding Npun_F0494 family protein yields the protein MPAVDSQNPNIFVYPRSTVERAERSLVCSPFNLSLFEVMGHQSVSVTAIALENGLRQGYTKRPLSELACDNALGWLIQVGVLRREVDGQGITDSFRLTPLGRQLVEQYQGKNWRTPSWGDRLSDAVIRWLRIPF from the coding sequence ATGCCTGCTGTTGATTCCCAAAACCCAAATATTTTTGTCTATCCTCGAAGCACAGTAGAAAGAGCCGAGCGATCGCTAGTGTGTTCACCCTTTAATCTATCTTTATTTGAAGTGATGGGACACCAGAGTGTGTCAGTAACTGCGATCGCTCTGGAAAATGGACTCAGGCAGGGTTATACTAAGCGCCCTTTGTCAGAATTAGCATGTGACAACGCCTTGGGCTGGCTGATCCAAGTGGGTGTATTGCGGCGAGAAGTCGATGGTCAGGGGATTACAGATAGTTTTCGCCTCACTCCTTTGGGTCGCCAGTTAGTAGAACAATACCAGGGAAAAAATTGGCGGACTCCTTCATGGGGCGATCGTTTATCCGATGCTGTAATTCGTTGGTTACGGATACCCTTTTAG
- a CDS encoding M15 family metallopeptidase, translated as MRPYHQIPIFECGEPLMAIPLELFAVESPHPYEKLGAPYGDRSPYYLRQSVIENLLQAQNYLNLLHPNWRIQIFDAYRPIAVQQFMVDYSFAQAVRERGLTEVELSPNQRQEIWEAVYEIWAVPSLDEKTPPPHSTGGVVDVTLVDDAGQIINMGSPIDEMSERSHPDYYANNDHPQAQKYHAHRQLLRDVMLKGGFQRNPREWWHFSVGDQMWAWLNNQSNPANPVTARYGRLAQMRYAS; from the coding sequence ATGAGGCCCTATCATCAAATCCCGATTTTTGAGTGTGGTGAACCGCTAATGGCGATTCCTTTAGAATTGTTTGCGGTGGAATCTCCCCATCCTTATGAAAAGTTGGGTGCGCCTTATGGCGATCGCTCCCCTTATTATCTTCGTCAAAGCGTTATTGAAAATTTGCTCCAAGCGCAAAATTATCTTAATCTCCTGCATCCTAACTGGCGTATACAAATTTTTGATGCCTATCGCCCGATCGCAGTCCAGCAGTTTATGGTAGATTACAGCTTCGCGCAAGCAGTTAGGGAGAGGGGACTGACTGAGGTGGAGTTATCGCCAAACCAACGCCAAGAGATTTGGGAAGCGGTTTATGAAATTTGGGCTGTACCGAGTTTGGATGAAAAAACTCCCCCTCCTCACAGTACTGGTGGGGTGGTGGATGTGACGCTAGTAGATGATGCAGGGCAAATAATAAATATGGGTTCGCCGATTGATGAAATGTCCGAGCGATCGCATCCAGATTATTATGCCAATAATGACCACCCACAAGCGCAAAAGTATCATGCTCACCGTCAGTTATTACGAGATGTAATGTTAAAAGGCGGCTTTCAACGCAATCCCAGAGAGTGGTGGCATTTTTCTGTTGGCGATCAAATGTGGGCTTGGCTGAATAATCAATCCAATCCAGCCAATCCTGTCACAGCACGTTATGGGCGTCTTGCACAGATGCGTTATGCATCTTGA
- a CDS encoding ABC transporter permease, whose product MSVTPKSDINWQPLASPQVDANAAPNFFGELLQETLALTRRLFIQLQRRPSTLVAGIIQPVMWLLLFGALFQNAPKGIFGNTTNYGQFLAAGIIVFTAFAGALNAGLPVMFDREFGFLNRLLVAPLASRFSIVFASAIFIISQSLLQAAVIVAAAAFLGAGLPNVTGLSAIALIVFLLALGVTAISLGLAFALPGHIELIAVIFVTNLPLLFASTALAPLSFMPQWLQVVATLNPLSYAIEPIRYLYLHSSWGLGSVVMQAPWGDVTFGGALLVLFGFALVALVSIQPQLRRTLA is encoded by the coding sequence ATGAGTGTTACTCCTAAATCTGATATAAATTGGCAGCCGCTAGCATCGCCGCAAGTTGACGCTAATGCTGCACCTAACTTTTTCGGTGAATTGTTACAAGAGACATTGGCTTTAACTCGTCGCTTGTTTATTCAGTTGCAACGCCGTCCCTCCACATTGGTTGCCGGAATTATTCAGCCAGTAATGTGGTTATTGCTATTTGGTGCTTTATTCCAAAATGCTCCCAAAGGTATATTTGGCAACACAACAAATTATGGTCAATTTTTGGCTGCCGGCATAATTGTGTTTACAGCCTTTGCTGGGGCGCTGAATGCTGGTTTACCCGTAATGTTTGACCGCGAGTTCGGCTTTTTGAATCGTTTACTGGTAGCACCGTTAGCATCGCGGTTTTCCATTGTCTTTGCTTCGGCAATCTTTATCATCAGCCAAAGTTTGCTGCAAGCAGCGGTGATTGTAGCGGCGGCAGCGTTTTTGGGCGCTGGACTACCAAATGTAACTGGTTTAAGTGCGATCGCTCTAATTGTCTTCCTCTTAGCTTTAGGCGTGACAGCCATTTCCCTCGGCTTGGCTTTCGCCCTACCCGGACACATTGAACTGATTGCAGTGATTTTTGTCACTAACCTACCATTATTGTTTGCTAGTACTGCTTTGGCTCCTCTATCCTTCATGCCTCAGTGGTTGCAGGTTGTGGCTACCCTAAATCCTCTCAGTTATGCGATCGAACCAATTCGCTATCTCTATCTCCACAGTAGTTGGGGACTAGGTAGTGTAGTGATGCAGGCTCCTTGGGGCGATGTTACCTTTGGGGGAGCGTTGCTAGTATTGTTTGGCTTTGCCCTTGTCGCCTTAGTGAGTATTCAACCCCAACTGCGGCGGACTCTTGCTTAA
- a CDS encoding DUF6883 domain-containing protein: MKLPNGEQAEISVQKLIGYCLNPEHPSGKHKARVFASILGITVENADVLRELIQTAAVAGEVVQQSTTQFGQQFKVDWIVPDTDGIRLRTIWGTTTNNPYPRLITAFLKLNEKS; the protein is encoded by the coding sequence ATGAAATTACCCAACGGTGAGCAAGCAGAGATTTCTGTGCAAAAGCTCATAGGTTATTGTCTAAACCCAGAACATCCGAGTGGGAAACATAAAGCTAGAGTTTTCGCATCAATTCTAGGAATCACGGTAGAAAACGCCGATGTTTTGCGAGAACTTATTCAAACAGCAGCAGTTGCAGGTGAAGTTGTTCAGCAAAGTACTACACAATTTGGTCAACAGTTTAAGGTAGATTGGATAGTACCTGATACAGACGGAATCAGGCTGCGAACAATCTGGGGAACTACCACTAATAATCCCTATCCACGTTTGATTACTGCATTTCTGAAGTTAAATGAAAAAAGTTAA